In Tsuneonella amylolytica, one genomic interval encodes:
- the groL gene encoding chaperonin GroEL (60 kDa chaperone family; promotes refolding of misfolded polypeptides especially under stressful conditions; forms two stacked rings of heptamers to form a barrel-shaped 14mer; ends can be capped by GroES; misfolded proteins enter the barrel where they are refolded when GroES binds) produces the protein MAAKDVKFSRDARERIMSGVDTLANAVKVTLGPKGRNVVIDKSFGAPRITKDGVTVAKEIELKDKFENMGAQMLREVASKTNDNAGDGTTTATVLAQAIVTEGMKSVAAGMNPMDLKRGIDLAVEKVTENLKGRSKPVSGSQEIAQVGIISANGDREVGEKIAEAMEKVGKEGVITVEEAKGLEFELDVVEGMQFDRGYLSPYFITNPDKMTVELDNPYILIHEKKLSSLQAMLPILEAVVQSGRPLLIIAEDIEGEALATLVVNKLRGGLKVAAVKAPGFGDRRKAMLQDIAILTQGEMISEDLGIKLENVTVGMLGQAKRVSIDKDNTTIVDGAGSADDIKARVGEIRTQIDATTSDYDREKLQERLAKLAGGVAVIKVGGASEVEVKERKDRVDDALHATRAAVEEGIVPGGGTALLYSAKALEGLEGANDDQTRGIDIVRRSLTALVRQIASNAGHDGAVVSGKLIDGQDENMGFNAATDTYENLVQAGVIDPTKVVRTALQNAASVAGLLITTEAAISEKPEDKPAPAMPDMGGMGGMGF, from the coding sequence ATGGCTGCCAAGGACGTAAAGTTCAGCCGCGACGCGCGCGAACGCATCATGAGCGGCGTCGACACCCTCGCCAACGCGGTGAAGGTGACCCTCGGTCCCAAGGGCCGCAACGTTGTGATCGACAAGAGCTTCGGCGCGCCGCGCATCACCAAGGACGGCGTCACCGTCGCCAAGGAGATCGAGCTCAAGGACAAGTTCGAGAACATGGGCGCGCAGATGCTGCGCGAAGTGGCCTCGAAGACCAACGACAACGCCGGTGACGGCACCACCACCGCCACCGTGCTCGCCCAGGCGATCGTGACCGAAGGCATGAAGTCGGTCGCCGCCGGCATGAACCCGATGGACCTGAAGCGCGGCATCGACCTCGCGGTCGAGAAGGTCACCGAGAACCTCAAGGGCCGTTCGAAGCCGGTTTCCGGTTCGCAGGAAATCGCCCAGGTCGGCATCATCTCGGCCAACGGCGACCGCGAAGTCGGCGAGAAGATCGCCGAGGCGATGGAAAAGGTCGGCAAGGAAGGCGTGATCACCGTCGAAGAGGCCAAGGGTCTCGAATTCGAGCTCGACGTCGTCGAAGGCATGCAGTTCGACCGCGGCTACCTCAGCCCCTACTTCATCACCAACCCCGACAAGATGACCGTCGAGCTGGATAACCCCTACATCCTGATCCACGAGAAGAAGCTGTCGTCGCTGCAGGCGATGCTGCCGATCCTCGAGGCGGTGGTGCAGTCGGGCCGTCCGCTGCTGATCATCGCCGAGGACATCGAGGGCGAGGCGCTCGCCACGCTCGTCGTCAACAAGCTGCGCGGCGGCCTCAAGGTCGCGGCGGTCAAGGCCCCCGGCTTCGGCGATCGCCGCAAGGCGATGCTGCAGGACATCGCGATCCTGACGCAGGGCGAGATGATTTCCGAAGACCTCGGCATCAAGCTCGAGAACGTCACCGTGGGCATGCTCGGCCAGGCCAAGCGCGTGTCGATCGACAAGGACAACACCACCATCGTCGATGGCGCCGGCTCGGCCGACGACATCAAGGCGCGCGTGGGCGAAATCCGCACCCAGATCGATGCGACCACCAGCGACTACGACCGCGAGAAGCTGCAGGAACGTCTGGCGAAGCTCGCCGGCGGTGTTGCCGTGATCAAGGTCGGCGGCGCTTCGGAAGTCGAGGTGAAGGAGCGCAAGGACCGCGTCGACGACGCCCTCCATGCGACCCGCGCCGCAGTGGAAGAAGGCATCGTCCCGGGCGGCGGCACCGCGCTGCTGTACTCGGCCAAGGCGCTCGAAGGTCTCGAAGGGGCCAACGACGACCAGACCCGCGGCATCGACATCGTGCGCCGTTCGCTCACCGCGCTGGTTCGCCAGATTGCCTCGAACGCCGGCCACGACGGCGCGGTCGTCTCGGGCAAGCTGATCGACGGTCAGGACGAGAACATGGGCTTCAACGCCGCGACCGACACCTACGAGAACCTGGTCCAGGCCGGCGTGATCGACCCGACCAAGGTCGTGCGCACCGCCCTCCAGAACGCGGCCTCGGTCGCCGGTCTCCTGATCACCACCGAAGCGGCGATCAGCGAGAAGCCGGAAGACAAGCCGGCCCCCGCGATGCCCGACATGGGCGGCATGGGCGGCATGGGCTTCTGA
- a CDS encoding co-chaperone GroES, with amino-acid sequence MAFRPLHDRVLVRRIEADTKTAGGIIIPDSAQEKPSEGEIVSVGTGARNDQGQITPPDVKAGDRVLFGKWSGTEVKIDGEDLLIMKESDIMGVIG; translated from the coding sequence ATGGCATTTCGTCCGCTGCACGACCGCGTTCTCGTCCGCCGCATCGAGGCCGACACGAAGACCGCCGGCGGCATCATTATCCCCGACAGCGCCCAGGAAAAGCCGAGCGAAGGCGAGATCGTCTCCGTCGGCACCGGTGCCCGCAACGACCAGGGCCAGATCACCCCGCCCGACGTCAAGGCCGGCGACCGCGTCCTGTTCGGCAAGTGGAGCGGCACCGAAGTCAAGATCGACGGCGAGGACCTCCTCATCATGAAGGAGAGCGACATCATGGGCGTGATCGGCTGA
- a CDS encoding MATE family efflux transporter, whose protein sequence is MLQAAAPTPASGSRSEWKREIRATLGLAWPLAAANLLQMLVWAIDVMFIARLGTLPLAAASLSFALFGTLMWALTGLTGMVSALIAAALGRGTGIVREVRRATRMALWLAVLSGGLLAAAMALGGEWFMQLTGQDPRISALAGDFLIVLGPAAIPMLICNVQRSYASALGRPVFATIVVGAQVALAALANYALVFGHLGMPAMGMMGSAIASSVTAWAGVLAYGALIRWDRNLGRYRIMGRFWNPDWQYFRRLAVLGAPVTLTIVAEGGLFNSAAFMIGHFGTDQLAAHTLALQLASFAFQVPFGVSQAATIRVGYHYGAGDRAGIARAGWSAIAVGTGFMISTACLMILAPAALLSLYIDPAAPRYAATVAYAVVYLRVAAAFQLFDGFQAVTAGSLRGLQDTRAPMLIALFSFWVPGLAAMLLLGFATPLQGLGVWIGLLVALVFVSAGLMWRWLRRERLAPLAVPAA, encoded by the coding sequence ATGCTGCAGGCAGCTGCCCCCACGCCCGCTTCGGGCTCCCGATCGGAATGGAAGCGCGAAATCCGCGCCACGCTCGGGCTCGCCTGGCCGCTGGCCGCGGCGAACCTGCTGCAGATGCTGGTCTGGGCGATCGACGTGATGTTCATCGCCCGGCTCGGCACGCTGCCTCTCGCGGCGGCAAGCCTGAGCTTCGCGCTGTTCGGCACGCTGATGTGGGCGCTGACCGGGCTCACCGGCATGGTCTCGGCCCTCATCGCCGCCGCGCTCGGCCGCGGCACCGGGATCGTTCGCGAGGTGCGCCGGGCGACGCGCATGGCGCTGTGGCTGGCGGTGCTGTCGGGCGGCCTGCTCGCCGCGGCGATGGCGCTGGGCGGCGAATGGTTCATGCAGCTGACCGGGCAGGACCCGCGGATCTCGGCGCTGGCGGGCGATTTCCTGATCGTGCTCGGCCCCGCGGCGATCCCGATGCTGATCTGCAACGTGCAGCGCAGCTATGCCTCCGCGCTCGGCCGCCCGGTCTTCGCGACCATTGTGGTCGGCGCGCAGGTCGCGCTGGCCGCGCTCGCCAACTATGCGCTGGTGTTCGGGCACTTGGGAATGCCCGCGATGGGCATGATGGGCTCGGCCATCGCCAGCAGCGTGACCGCATGGGCTGGCGTGCTCGCCTACGGGGCGCTCATCCGATGGGATCGCAACCTCGGGCGCTACCGCATCATGGGCCGGTTCTGGAATCCCGACTGGCAGTATTTCCGCCGGCTCGCCGTGCTCGGCGCGCCGGTCACGCTGACGATCGTGGCCGAAGGGGGGCTGTTCAACAGCGCGGCCTTCATGATCGGACATTTCGGCACCGACCAGCTCGCCGCCCACACGCTGGCGTTGCAGCTGGCCTCGTTCGCGTTCCAGGTACCCTTCGGGGTTTCGCAGGCCGCGACGATCCGGGTCGGCTACCACTATGGCGCAGGCGACCGGGCGGGCATCGCGCGCGCGGGATGGTCGGCGATCGCGGTGGGGACGGGGTTCATGATCTCGACCGCGTGCCTCATGATCCTCGCCCCCGCAGCGCTGCTGTCGCTCTACATCGATCCCGCCGCGCCGCGCTATGCCGCGACGGTGGCGTACGCTGTCGTGTACCTGCGGGTGGCGGCCGCGTTCCAGTTGTTCGACGGATTCCAGGCGGTGACGGCGGGCAGCTTGCGCGGCCTGCAGGATACCCGCGCGCCGATGCTGATCGCGCTGTTCAGCTTCTGGGTGCCGGGCCTCGCGGCGATGCTGCTTTTGGGGTTCGCCACGCCCCTGCAGGGCCTCGGCGTGTGGATCGGCCTGCTGGTGGCGCTGGTGTTCGTATCGGCGGGCCTCATGTGGCGCTGGCTGCGCCGCGAACGGCTTGCCCCGCTTGCCGTGCCGGCTGCCTGA